One stretch of Rathayibacter festucae DSM 15932 DNA includes these proteins:
- a CDS encoding xylulokinase, giving the protein MDQRRPPAEAITSGATALGIELGSTRIKACLVDAADPSVVLAVGSHEWENQLVDRRWTYSLDAVHEGLRAAYADLVADAEKRHGARLTTVGALGVSAMMHGYLAFDEAGELLVPFRTWRNTSTGPASAELTELFGANIPLRWSLAHLHQAVLDSEPHVERIDFLTTLAGYVHWRLTGEKVLGVGDASGMVPTDPATRDYDETVLERYDARVAGTLPPLRELLPTVLPAGAAAGELTAEGALLLDPTGALQAGVPFCPPEGDAGTGMVATNSVAPRTGNVSAGTSIFAMVVLERPLESVHHELDLVATPAGDLVAMVHCNNGASELATWVGLFSRFAAASGGPSDSDAVYGTLFAEALAGEADAGGLLAYNHLAGEPIAGLVEGRPLVVRTPDSRLTLANFMRAQLYGVFGTLALGMRVLAGEGVVIDEMFAHGGMFRTAGVAQRFLAGALDAPVSVAATASEGGPWGMAVLAAFRLQEGTTLDSYLTEQVFGDAGFETVAPDSADVAGFTAYLERYRAGLAVEQTAVDTLTTQGDTA; this is encoded by the coding sequence ATGGACCAGCGACGGCCCCCCGCCGAGGCGATCACGAGCGGCGCGACCGCCCTCGGGATCGAGCTCGGCTCCACCCGCATCAAGGCCTGTCTCGTCGACGCGGCCGACCCCTCCGTGGTCCTCGCCGTCGGCAGCCACGAGTGGGAGAACCAGCTCGTCGACCGCCGCTGGACGTACTCGCTCGACGCCGTGCACGAGGGGCTCCGGGCCGCCTACGCCGACCTCGTCGCCGACGCCGAGAAGCGCCACGGCGCGCGCCTCACCACGGTCGGTGCGCTCGGCGTCTCCGCGATGATGCACGGTTACCTCGCCTTCGACGAGGCCGGCGAGCTGCTCGTCCCGTTCCGCACCTGGCGCAACACCAGCACCGGCCCCGCGTCGGCCGAGCTGACCGAGCTGTTCGGTGCGAACATCCCACTGCGCTGGTCGCTCGCCCACCTGCACCAGGCGGTCCTCGACTCCGAGCCGCACGTCGAGAGGATCGACTTCCTCACCACCCTCGCCGGCTACGTGCACTGGCGCCTCACCGGCGAGAAGGTCCTCGGAGTCGGCGACGCCTCCGGCATGGTCCCCACCGACCCGGCGACCCGCGACTACGACGAGACCGTCCTCGAGCGCTACGACGCCCGCGTCGCCGGCACCCTGCCGCCGCTGCGTGAGCTGCTGCCGACGGTCCTCCCCGCGGGCGCCGCGGCCGGCGAGCTCACCGCCGAGGGCGCGCTCCTGCTCGACCCGACCGGCGCACTCCAGGCCGGCGTCCCGTTCTGCCCGCCCGAGGGCGACGCCGGCACCGGCATGGTCGCCACCAACTCCGTCGCCCCGCGCACCGGCAACGTCAGCGCCGGCACGAGCATCTTCGCGATGGTCGTCCTGGAGCGCCCGCTCGAGAGCGTGCACCACGAGCTCGACCTGGTCGCCACTCCGGCCGGCGACCTCGTCGCGATGGTGCACTGCAACAACGGCGCGAGCGAGCTCGCCACCTGGGTCGGCCTGTTCTCGCGGTTCGCCGCGGCCTCGGGCGGCCCCTCCGACAGCGACGCCGTCTACGGCACCCTCTTCGCGGAGGCGCTCGCCGGCGAGGCCGACGCGGGCGGGCTCCTCGCCTACAACCACCTCGCGGGCGAGCCGATCGCCGGACTCGTCGAGGGCCGCCCGCTCGTGGTGCGCACCCCCGACTCCCGCCTCACGCTGGCCAACTTCATGCGCGCGCAGCTCTACGGCGTGTTCGGCACGCTCGCGCTCGGCATGCGCGTGCTGGCCGGCGAGGGCGTCGTGATCGACGAGATGTTCGCGCACGGCGGCATGTTCCGCACGGCCGGAGTCGCCCAGCGCTTCCTCGCCGGAGCGCTCGACGCCCCCGTCTCGGTCGCCGCGACCGCCTCCGAGGGCGGCCCCTGGGGCATGGCGGTGCTCGCCGCCTTCCGCCTGCAGGAGGGGACGACCCTCGACTCCTACCTGACCGAGCAGGTCTTCGGCGACGCCGGCTTCGAGACGGTGGCGCCCGACAGCGCCGACGTCGCCGGCTTCACCGCCTACCTCGAGCGCTACCGCGCCGGCCTCGCCGTCGAGCAGACGGCCGTCGACACCCTCACCACGCAAGGAGACACC
- a CDS encoding LacI family DNA-binding transcriptional regulator, producing MPRQPTIRDVAVSAGVSYQTVSRVLNDSPQVRPRTRDKVLAAIDDLGFRRSAAARALAAGRSGLIGILAAESHSFYGTATAMAAIEQAARDAGYRVPVVNAAPDAESLAAALEHLQREAVEAIVVLAPQERALEAIESLAIGVPFVTLGAAGRGADPRLLVDQAAGARLAAEHLLALGHTRIAHLAGPQHWVEAHARLDGFTARMAEAGLEPAAVIGGDWTAESGYRAGLRLLDEVADLTAVVAGNDQMALGLLHACADRGVRVPEDLSVVGFDDVPEAAHYRPPLTTIRQDFAEVGRRTIGVVLAELRGEPAAVDRPVPPVLVERDSTRAV from the coding sequence ATGCCGAGACAGCCGACGATCCGCGACGTCGCGGTCAGCGCGGGCGTCTCGTATCAGACCGTCTCGCGCGTGCTCAACGACAGCCCGCAGGTCCGGCCGCGCACCCGCGACAAGGTGCTCGCGGCCATCGACGACCTCGGCTTCCGGCGCAGCGCCGCGGCCCGGGCGCTGGCGGCCGGGCGCTCCGGGCTGATCGGCATCCTCGCCGCCGAGAGCCACAGCTTCTACGGCACCGCCACGGCGATGGCCGCGATCGAGCAGGCCGCGCGCGACGCCGGCTACCGGGTGCCCGTGGTCAACGCGGCGCCCGACGCGGAGTCGCTGGCCGCCGCGCTCGAGCACCTCCAGCGCGAGGCGGTCGAGGCGATCGTCGTGCTCGCCCCGCAGGAGCGCGCGCTCGAGGCGATCGAGAGCCTCGCGATCGGAGTGCCGTTCGTCACCCTGGGCGCGGCCGGGCGCGGGGCCGACCCGCGACTCCTCGTCGACCAGGCCGCGGGTGCGCGGCTCGCCGCCGAGCACCTCCTCGCGCTCGGCCACACCCGGATCGCCCACCTCGCCGGTCCGCAGCACTGGGTGGAGGCGCACGCCCGCCTCGACGGGTTCACCGCGCGGATGGCGGAGGCGGGGCTGGAGCCGGCCGCGGTGATCGGCGGCGACTGGACCGCGGAGTCCGGCTACCGGGCGGGACTGCGCCTGCTCGACGAGGTCGCCGACCTCACCGCGGTGGTCGCCGGGAACGACCAGATGGCGCTCGGGCTGCTGCACGCCTGCGCGGATCGCGGCGTGCGGGTTCCGGAGGACCTCAGCGTCGTCGGGTTCGACGACGTGCCCGAGGCCGCGCACTACCGACCGCCGCTGACGACGATCCGGCAGGACTTCGCCGAGGTCGGCCGCCGCACGATCGGCGTGGTGCTGGCGGAGCTGCGCGGCGAGCCGGCCGCCGTCGACCGTCCGGTGCCGCCGGTGCTGGTGGAGCGGGACTCGACGCGGGCGGTCTGA
- a CDS encoding alpha/beta hydrolase fold domain-containing protein yields MPLAVPDALVPLALRLARANRTFVSADGARRRIRENALRPARYGPPPRLRPGVRVDVEQVGGWHVYTIRPQRIRGGVVYAHGGGWVNEIAPQHWWLAARIADEASVAVTLPIYPLVPFGTALEARDGVRALVHRSLDRYGSTALAGDSAGGQIALSTALALRDEGVVLPSTTLISPALDLSWSNPRIPEVQPSDPWLGTPGGRVLAEKWRGELDLLDPIVSPLFGDLAGLGPLSVYTGTRDVLNPDAHVLAEKAAAAGVPFELHEAVGQLHVYPLVPTRAGHEAQHDLVDGLRAAL; encoded by the coding sequence ATGCCCCTCGCCGTCCCCGACGCCCTCGTCCCGCTCGCCCTGCGCCTGGCCCGCGCCAACCGCACGTTCGTCAGCGCGGACGGCGCTCGCCGGCGCATCCGCGAGAACGCCCTCCGACCCGCGCGCTACGGCCCGCCCCCGCGGCTGCGGCCCGGAGTCCGCGTCGACGTCGAGCAGGTCGGCGGCTGGCACGTCTACACGATCCGCCCGCAGCGGATCCGCGGCGGAGTCGTCTACGCGCACGGCGGCGGCTGGGTCAACGAGATCGCGCCGCAGCACTGGTGGCTGGCGGCGCGGATCGCGGACGAGGCCTCGGTCGCGGTGACTCTCCCGATCTACCCGCTCGTCCCGTTCGGCACCGCCCTCGAGGCGCGCGACGGCGTCCGCGCGCTGGTGCACCGGAGCCTCGACCGGTACGGCAGCACCGCGCTCGCCGGGGACTCCGCGGGTGGTCAGATCGCGCTGTCGACGGCGCTCGCCCTCCGCGACGAGGGTGTCGTCCTGCCGTCGACCACGCTGATCTCGCCCGCGCTCGATCTCTCCTGGAGCAACCCGCGCATCCCGGAGGTGCAGCCGAGCGATCCGTGGCTCGGCACGCCCGGCGGCCGCGTCCTGGCCGAGAAGTGGCGCGGCGAGCTCGATCTGCTCGACCCGATCGTCAGTCCGCTCTTCGGCGACCTCGCCGGCCTCGGACCGCTGAGCGTCTACACCGGCACCCGCGACGTCCTGAACCCCGACGCGCACGTCCTCGCCGAGAAGGCGGCGGCGGCCGGAGTGCCGTTCGAGCTGCACGAGGCGGTCGGCCAGCTGCACGTGTACCCGCTGGTGCCGACCCGCGCGGGCCACGAGGCGCAGCACGACCTGGTCGACGGCCTCCGGGCGGCGCTCTGA
- a CDS encoding PH domain-containing protein, with product MDTAPLLTWTLAQEIPVPADVDSLLVEGEKAVASFRTLRDSATFTTKRLIVRDAQGLTGKKVEIYSLPYSSINMWSSENAGTFDLNSEVELWTRAGHIKVKLGRGADIRRLDSLLAWAVLHQH from the coding sequence ATGGACACTGCACCGCTGCTCACCTGGACCCTCGCGCAGGAGATCCCGGTCCCCGCCGACGTCGACTCCCTCCTGGTGGAGGGGGAGAAGGCGGTCGCGTCGTTCCGCACGCTCCGCGACTCCGCCACCTTCACCACGAAGCGGCTCATCGTGCGCGACGCCCAGGGGCTGACCGGCAAGAAGGTCGAGATCTACTCGCTGCCGTACAGCTCGATCAACATGTGGTCGAGCGAGAACGCGGGCACGTTCGACCTCAACTCCGAGGTCGAGCTGTGGACACGGGCCGGGCACATCAAGGTGAAGCTCGGGCGCGGAGCGGACATCCGCCGGCTCGACTCGCTGCTCGCCTGGGCGGTCCTGCACCAGCACTGA